The Eleginops maclovinus isolate JMC-PN-2008 ecotype Puerto Natales chromosome 6, JC_Emac_rtc_rv5, whole genome shotgun sequence DNA segment TATATTCTCATTTTATTGGATCTGTCGAAACTTGTGTCTTACATGAAATCTGAATGTCTCTGTGACTTTTTTAGGAGGTCTTCCAGTAAGAATATGCCAAGTTTTAGGGGCCTGCGGAAGGTAACAAACTATTTGATTTCTCACTGCATGCAATATTTTATGTCATTATACAttagatttttctttctttggaaTCATTTTTTGAATTTTCATTGAAATGCACCTGAAATGTCCAGCTTGCAATCCTTTTACGAAGTTTGGATtgaaagagaacagaaaaaaaggactAAGGGAGTAAATATTTTGAACGCCTCAAATACTGATTGACATTTTAACAAAGgtatattttactgtaaaaatgtcTCAAAATATGGACCTGGTTGCTAAATAcataagccccccccccccccatgttttATGTCACACTGAACTGTCTGCTAATACTGAATGTAAAACGTGTCATTAATCCACTCTTCCAGGCTCTGGACGGTAATAAATCTTCTGTAGATTCTGGATCTCGGAGGGATTCGTCCGCCGATATCTTTGCTGATTCCACAAGAGAGGGGTTCCTCAATTTAAGGCAATTAAATACAGATAAAAATAAGGTATGCCTTTACACACCTGCCTTCATTTAACAGCAATATATTactaatgtcttgttttgtaacGTGTAAGTATTTCTCtcttgtctctgtgtctctgcagcgtGTCGGTGGAGGAATGAAATCATGGAAGCCGATGTATGGTGTTTTGAAAGGTCACATCCTTACCCTCTACAAGGACAGGAAGGATGCGCAGTCTCATGCGTCGACGCCATCCGACGAGGAACCACTGCGAATCAGCATCAAGGCCTGTCTGATTGACATCTCCTACAGTGACACACGACGCAAGAATGTGCTGCGGCTCACCACCTCGGACTGCGAGTATCTGTTCCAGGCAGAGGGGAGAGACGACATGCTGCACTGGATTAGAGTCATTCAAGAAAACAGTAACCCCGATGAAGAGGTGCGTTCTAGCAAGACTCAAGTTGTGTAGAGAAAAAAAGGTCAATACCACATGATGATCTCTCACCTCCAGCTATAGTGGAAGTCTTGAGAAATTATAAACCCTAAAGGACGAGAACTTGCTCCTTTCAGAAAGTAACACTTACTTTATTTCAgttgcaagaaaaaaacaaggaacaCTATACTGTAGTTTTTGTAGAAATTCCAGGGGCACCCATCAGGTTGCAATAAAGTGTAATCAGAAACGTGTTTGACGGTaaggatgaataaaaacacaggtaGTTTTTCTTGGGGTGTGAGGGGAAACATTTCTGACTGCGCCAAGCACTGAAAACTGCAGGAAATAATCCATTTGAATATCTGAGAAGGATGTCTTATTGCACATGATTAGGTAGGCTTAAAAGCAGGGTGAGTCACATATTGAAATACTTGTTGTAGTAACTACTACACTCTTATTGGTATTGCAGTTTTCCCCCCTATGATCACAAAATGAAAGCTGTTGGATTAACAAGgaatatcaacaacaacaacaatagtaataataacaattgtTTACTGatattaaaactaaatgaaccTGTATTTAATTTAGAGTAAACTGCTTTACAAGTCTACTTTATATGACTACTGTCCCTAATGTTTCTCTGCTGTCTTTCCAGAATGCTGCTGTAACGAGTCAAGACCTGATCAGTCGAAAGATCAAAGAATACAACATGATGAGGTGTGCAGGACTCCACATCGCCCCCTAGCGCTCAACTATAGTTCTCCAGCACATATCTACCCATTTTAATGGTGTGCCTAACCTATTGTAATAtgtctgtattttctttgttgctATTTCTCTGTATCAGTACGCCCAGCAACAGATCTGAACCTTCTCCAAAATCCTCCCGCCAGTCCCTGAGTATCAAACAAGCCTTCCTGGGAGGTAAAGAAGGCAAGAGCCACAGCCCTCATTCGCCTCGTACAGGAGAGGATCGCAGGGCGCTGAGAGGTAAACACACCAGCTCTGTTTAGCTTAGAGGGCAATACTAATGACAGGTggctaatttatttatttatgtgcatatatttttgtttactgtCAGATGACTCCAGTCCACCACGGGACAGAGCTGCTTGGAAAATCGGCATTGCAGGAATCATGAGGAAACCTTTTGAAAAAAAGACTCCAGCAGGGGTCACGTTTGGGGTGCGGCTGGATGACTGTCCAGCTGCACTGTCTAACCGGGTGAGCCTCGTTCTCTCGCCCCATACATTGGAATAGAAAATGCTCCTGCAGTTTAGCATTCAGGTGTCGTTTATAGCATCTTGCTTTCATGCACAATGTCACAAAGACTATGTTAGACAATTTGTATGACGTCCAGGGACACGACCTCCATCATTTCTGCAGACGTCAATATTGAACGTCgtgtttactttcttttcagTTTACATAAGAATGCCAACATGATGCCAGAATAAACAAGGGTTTCCCCTAGTATTAATAGACATTGTTTAGACTATAAGTGTTTGTGTCAACAGAGCCAGAGAGTgcaggttttatttgttttggtttttcagttttttattttattaatttgttatttattcaggATATTTTTTTACTGGAATGGAAAATCTTAAGAATGATTATGCTGTAATATAATCATAAAATCAGgcatgaaatgtttaaaaataacaataatccTATTTAGTCATCTCGATTATTTCTAGGACAATACATTATACATTAGTATACAAAACTAATCTACATGACAGGCTTAAATAAGATATTGATTTCTATATCAAGCTGTCAGCCGAGGCGTTTACTAATTCTTGCTAGGGTAGCTTCATTTGGAGACACTAATGTGAATTACACGTAAGTGCATGCAAACACATCTGTGCTTTTCCCACCAGTTTGTAGGTTCTTGTTCAAATTTCAGattccaaataataataataaaatgatttgtCGTATCTATTGTCTTCCTGTTGTGCAGTTTGTTCCTCTGATCGTGGAGGTGTGCTGTAAcgtggtggaggagagaggtCTGGAGTACACAGGAATCTACAGAGTGCCTGGGAACAACGCTTCCATCTCCAGCATGCAGGAGGAGCTCAACAGCAAAGGCATGACTGACATTGACATCCAGGAAGACGTGAGTGACTGACAGTCGGGTTGCACAGTGCAGTGCTCCACCTCACTGACAACATCCATTAGCAGTGACAGATCTGTACTGTACACTTTGACTTAaccctctctccatctttcaCGTCTCTGCAGAAATGGCGGGACCTCAATGTCATCAGTAGTTTACTTAAATCCTTTTTCCGGAAACTTCCAGAACCTATGTTTACAAATGGTAGGATTCTGTAAATACACAGAccaagaaaagacaaaaattcAAATATTGGTAGGTATTCTGTCTCTTTGCTTAAAGTTAAGGGTTTCCTCTTATTTTCACAGAAAAGTATGGTGATTTTATTGAAGCCAACAGAACAGAAGACTCAGTGGAGAGATTAAAGGAGCTCAAGAGGCTGGTGAgtgaacaatttaaaatgagaaGCATTCATTTGAATAGCATTACATTAGGTACTTCACTTAATATGCATACCAGTAATCCCAAAACTCCTTCCCTTTTTAATTCTTGCAGACACAAGAATTACCTGATCATCACTATGAAACTCTGAAATTCCTTTGTGCTCACCTCAGGAAGGTTTCTGACAACTGTGAAAAGAACAAGGTACGGCAGCTAACAGGATGTGTCAGTGTTAATGTCATGAGGTAACATCCTCCAATCCTTCGTAAATCCAGCGTCCTTCAGAGGATTCTTTCATTAAACCTGACTGGCCCTGGATCCTTTTTATTCCGCTCTGTAGGAGCCTGTAATTATAAAGTAGTGACAATAAAAGCACTTTAACTTTGATGTGTCCTTTCCTCATCTGTTCAGATGGAGCCTCGTAACTTGGCGATAGTGTTTGGTCCTACGCTGGTCAGAACGTCTGAGGACAACATGACCAACATGGTCAATCACATGCCGGACCAGTGCAAGATAGTTGAGAACCTCATCCAGCAGTACGACTGGTTCTTCACTGACGACGGTGACAAGGACCCTGTGGTgtgtctccttcttctccttttgttgtttatttacatgGATACAAATCGACTGTCATATCTAAACCTACTATCTCTGTTCATGTCATGGATGCATGCAATAATACATGTATGGTATGAAGATGTCAtgattattgatttattttacaagaaaaacacatttgcattttccCTTTCACATATAAATGAACGAAGCACAGCTTTCACTGCCATTTGCTTAATTCCtgctaatgtacacatttttaaattaaaatgagacAGGTGTTAAACCACAGTTCTTTGccaagaagcaaaacaaataaataccatTTTACCAAAACCTTTGCAAAACATCTTGATCGCCCCCTAGTGGCTGGTGTAAGTTTAGCACTTGTTTTGAGATGCAGCAGAGTTTTTAAACATCACGGTATCGCAGATAATGTTCATTTAATTGTGGCCCAACATTGAGATTGaaatgaatatttgatttgttgCAGCCCTAAATTGGTGTTTCAAGTTGaattaatcaatatttttgtattagcAACTGCTCAAATGACTATGTTGGTGGAGAACAGAACCAAGCTAATCCAATTAATTAACCTTTTCAGTCAGACAATCAATGCGGCGTTAGATGCAATGAAGCGTGTGCATGCaatagtgtgtttttattcaatcactcatcctctctgctttctcttcttctccgATTCACACCTGGTTCTCGGTCTGCAGACCACAGCTGAGCAGGAGAGCACGGTGCAGTCTCAGCCTGTGCCCAACATTGACCACCTGCTCTGCAACATCGGCCGCACGTCAGCGTCGCCGGGCGAAGTCTCAGGTAAGTCTCTGAGGGTTATCTCGCAGCATATTTCACCACAGCAAAAATATTCTAATAACagtaataaaaaatgtcataaatattACTCATTAAATGATCTTTGCAATAGATATACTCCAagatgaaatgttaaagtgtgtTAACTGTTTATGCTGAGACGATGAACACCATGCCTATTATTATCATTTGAAATGCTTTGAGCAGAACTACGTTTATTAAGTTACGTTTTCTTTGTTCACGTTTGAGTAAgctttttcagtatttttccaATGAATACATGTTGTGGTTTAACCATTGGAGAAGTATTGAAAAACACCTTGCAGTACGTTaagcctttatttatttgtttgtttttggataaaagtctgttttgtttttgctgttggTGTTATTTTTTGGCCAAATAGATACAATTGTCCTCAAGTTTTCTTTTCGTTCATTTCTTTGCtttactctttattttctctcgcTCGagtcatttttttctccctgtgCTTTACCTGTGTTGAGACGACGACTCCTTTTCTTTCAGTTcttttcttcccctcctcctcgtctctcACATGAACCCGGCATGTTCTTTCCCAAAGAAAATCTAACGAGCCAAAAGAAACGATGGAAGTTTTAACCCTTCTGACCTCTGCCCTTCTGTgtgtagtgtgttgtttttctcccctATTCCTGTCCAGCACTCACACATGACCCAATCTTGACACAGGCCAAGTGGGCGGCGTCTATCACTCGATGATGTCGCTGATGGACTCTGTTATGTCAGTGATGGACAGCTGGGACTGTAGGAAGAAGGACGAGTGTTGTGCCCAGTGTAGCTGCCTAGTCTGCAGAACCCCGCAGCTCTTTTAAATTTGGGcgaaaggaggaaaaaagataaaaaagaaagaaagagaagtcgatgtttgtcatttttcctGTGGTGTGCACGTCTCATATTTAAACCAATACCCTACATTGAGGGGATACAGAGCGATGCTGCTGTACTTTCTCTGAAAGCCCTTCTGCTGTCTCTTGTTGTCTCTAAAGCTGATCGCAAGGACAAGTAGCATGGTACGGTCAACCTCAGGTTCTCTCCCGGTCATGTGGCATACTCTGTCATGATGTCTGAGGGTGGGGGTCGTAGCTGTGGGACTGAGCTGGATGTTCCCCAGCACATACACTCAGACACAACATTTTAGGTGCCATGTTGATGCAGAGGCACACATGCAGTCATGTAGCAGTGGACAAGcttgtgtgtgtagtgtttttttgttgcgaCGGgtaatttttttgtttcaggTGCCTCCTCTGGtgtctttttgtttgatttgttgtctgtgatgtctttatttcaaaatcttTGTCTCCGTGTAACTACAGACAAATATTCCCACATCATCTCGCACTGTTACATAACATTCAACACCTAAATCAGTCACTGTCCCTCACACTGtcttcctgacacacacacacacacacacacacacacacacaaacacattttgaaccTTATTTTGATCATTAATAGCCCATTTCCACCCAGGAACTCTTTCAGGAGCCCAGGAATCTTTCACCAGGGGACAAAAATATGGTCATTTACCCAAGTTCTCAGTGTTTAAAAGGAAGATTGGTCAAAGTCCATTTCGCACATCTTCCCTAGAGCTTTATCAAAATGATAAGGATGCACTGGAGCCCATCactaacaaaatacaaatgaggGTCAGGCCTTTTTGTATTAACAATAGTCAAGTTCTGGCTTCCtgacaaatataaaatgaaagtTCTGTCTCCTTTTTCAGCTCTGTAGGTCTCACCCAATTAAATGCCAGCGCCagagtaaatacaaatactaaCAAAGTCTTAAACAGCGGACATTTTGTTCAATCTTAATGGTTTTCAAATGCAAACAGGAGTGCTTTAAATGGGACTCTCAGGTCCTGAGTTCAGCTCTTGTGGCCCCACGGTTCCTGTTATAGCTTGGTGGAAGCGGGCTCTTAATCGGCTTATCTTTGTTAGCTGTAGTTTGCgtgttttcttcttttgcagAGTGAGAGTTTTGTGAACTCTTTGATTTGCTTTTTATGTTGAGTATGACAGGTTACATTTTAGAAGGCCCAGCAGGACTTTATCTAGCTTGGAGTAAGAGCAATCTTTTCATTGTACTGAGGCTTGCCTGCGCCAGCTATATCGACCACGACATACACTCACTGTGACTGTTCAGCTCAGGCCCCTTAAAGTCCAAGCTATTTCatcaccccccctcctctgtgaTGTCTTGAGTTGGGAAAGAATGGCTACAGCTGGTTGGAGGCTACATGTGATGCTCTGTGACTGACGTGTTTGTCCGTGATGTGCCGTCGTTCCATCGAAACATGAGCATGAGCTGcttcctgtgtctctgtttacTGCTGGACTCTCACATCTTATCTCATCCATCCTCTCAGGCctcttctgctgcttcatccACTTATTCATATATTGCTTAGTGTGGTTTCTCGTCATCATGTGAGCCGAAAATGTGTTGTCTGCTTCCATTCAGCTGCTCTCATTGTACTCATCATGTCCGTCTGTTTCATTCCGTACAAACTTTCAATCTGCCTCGCCTCTTTCTTTATCTTGTTCACTGTGTAAGTCATTCAGACGGTTGGCAGATGCTTACTAATGACTCTTTTCTCTTCGATACAGATTCAGCATGTAGTGACTCCTCTAAATCAAAGGTAATTCTtttcttggtttgttttgtttcacataAGTTACActattctgtttttctttgctgtcTTGTAGTCTGAAGTTTTGATGAGTCTTGTTTCTGTGTCAGCAGGGCTTGTGGGGGTCAGGGAAGGATCAGTGTAGCAAAGAGATGCTGCGCTCCTCCTTCTTCGCCAACCGCAAACGCAAGAAGCCCAAGGAAAAAGCTCAGTTCAGCAGTTCAGACGACGACCTGGACGCTGTGTTCCCCAAGAAGGAGCTCCCGGGGGAGAGCCAGCAGCAGCCTCTCTGGTCCCCTGGCAGCcggacggaggaggaggagacggatgAAGCCAGTGTGAAGGAGAAGCTCCGGAGCAGCTCAGAGGAACAGCTGGACAAAAGCAACGTGAAAGAATCCCCCTCGAGCCGCCGGATATCGCagccctctccctccctgcctccaaAACAGGTTTCCTCCACCCTTCAAAGCAGCTCCCCCTACGCCTCACCCCCCGATTCCCCGAACCTCAGCTATCGCATGCCGATGGCTCACCAGTCCTCTCTGTCGGACCCGCCTTCCAACTACGATGACACGGTGTCCGACCTCGGAACGATGAACAGTACCAGCTCGCAGGCGTCAGTGCCCAGGATGAGGCGAGGAAAGGCGGCCGCTCTGGGTCCGGAAGCTTGCCCCAGCGGGCTTGGAGCGGAGGTCTGCTCCATCACCTCAGATTACTCCACAACCTCCTCCATGACGTTCCTGACGGGAGCGGAGCTCAGCACCCTAAGTCCAGAGGTGCAGTCCGTGGCCGAAAGCCGGGGCGGAGACGACGCCGACGACGAGAGGAGTGAGCTCATCAGCGAGGGGAGAGCCATGGAGACGGACAGCGAAAGTGACCTGTCGGTGTTCACTGTCGGAAGATCAGACCACCAAGAACCGCAGGAAGCTCCTCGACCGCTCCCCTCCCACAGACTCATCGAGTGCGACACGCTCTCCAGAAAGAAATCCGCTCAGCAGAAAACTGTCAGCGAGTCTTCGCTGGACAGAGCCTGGAGCGATAAGGAGTCCAACAGGCTGTCGTGTGTGATGATGCCGGGCAAAGGCTGCTCCACAGGCAGCCTCAGCTCCTCGTCTCGGAGCGAGTTAGACAAGGCAGAGCCGGCGTGGAAGCTGAAGATCACCGACAGGCTGAAGGTGCGTCTGAGGATGTCTGTGGACGACATGTTCGGCGTGGGCAGCGTGAGGAGCCGGTCCCCTGAGGGCCGCAGTAAGAAGAAGAACATCAGGCGCAGACACACCATGGGCGGTCAGAGGGACTTTGCAGAGCTGTCCGTTCTGGGAGGCTGGTCGCACGTTGGCATTGGCTCGCGCTCGGAGCTGTCGGCCGTGGACCAGCTGAAGCCCAAGTGCAGCTCTCAGGACTTCTCCATCAGAGACTGGATTGTGCGTGAGCGCCACCGCACCAGCAACCCCGAGGTCAGCCTGGACCTCTCCGATCAGCAGGGGGGGCTGTGCAGAGCAAACTCCCAAAACCTCGGAGCCTCGTCCTCCTCTGAACTCCCACATCGTCCCGCTGAGGTGTTGAACGGGGACGTTCCCCTGAGCAAAAATCTGAGCCTCTCGGCCACCGCCCACCCGCATAAACTCACAAACTCCCAGGTGGTCCACTCGCGGTTCTACCAGTACCTGTGATCAGTGTCggatgcgtgtgtgtgctccGTCTGTGAGATGTGTACGTACTTGGGAGTCTGACAGTATAATGTCTGTTGTGTGACCAATGTTAGTGAATGAGCATGTTGTACAAAATtgtccagagtgtgtgtgtgtgtgtgtgtgtttgtttgtttaactgttgtgtgtggttgtgaAAAGAGAATTACTGCACACAGGGATCGTTGACCTTGCTCATGTATAAGGCATGAAACAAAATGGTgtttatacctttttttttaaatcctttttttttttttttgttgacaaatgaCTTTGGGATGGCGCAGCAGGAGGACACCTGTCCTAAAACAAATCCCTGTTATGCTGAAGATCGAGAGGACCTGTCGCTCGTGAGACAATGAGCCTGTGAAGTTTGTGCAAGGAAGTGTGAATAGGTACACTTGAGTTAAGATTGTTTAAAGGTTTAGCTAAGTGGCTTTAAGGACAAACTGACTTTTAGAATGAATAGGAAGTAGTGAAAAGAGTTTTTAGTTTTGCAGAGGAACTATTTTTGTGTAAAGAAAGTTACAATGTTCGGCGTCAGAGTCTCTCGGTAACCAAATGAAGAATGTACAGACGTGCTTGCTGTAATACTGACTAAAAGCTTTAGATGCTTATGTTTCACTCTAAAGCGTACATATTCCTATTTTTCTGTGTacttgaaaagtgtttttggtacagccttgtgtgtgtggactgcTGTCAAAGGGGCCTCTCCAAAGGTACGGGGGTGACGAGGAGACACTGGACTTATGCAAACGGAAAATAGAGTTCTTATTAATCCCAGTTCTGTGGTTTAAAGAGCAGTGAACAACATTCCTCTGATGCAAATGTAATGCTGTGTTGTAAGTGTTCGTGCTTCACACATCTGTTAGAGGCTGGATTGcaaagaggggggaaaaaagtcaaaagaaaatgGGTATTCGAATcagaaaatcatgtttttttctcacaataGGAAGTGCCTCGCAATGAATTGTTAAGGGTGCCATACTGTCTTTGCTGAGATACACCAAGATGTTACTGTGAATGACATTTTACTGTCGACTCTGTCATTCTAAGGGTTATGTAACGAAATGCCGATCTTCCATTACTTAGGCATTCCACTCTGGtcttaacatgttttatacctcttttttttctctcctgtttttcattttttgattttaaCAGAACTTGAATTTTAAATATTCCTTGTAAAATAAGTAACTTAAATGTACATATACATGCCATGTTTTAGCTGCTTTACTTTTCATTTCCATCAGATTGCAGGATTATAGTTCAGTATTTTgagacgatgatgatgatgatgatgatgatgatgatgatgatgattattattattatgattatgaagATGATGCTGATGAGGCCTGTTTGGGTGTTGTGGGCAGTTTGGTACTTCTCTGAGGAAAGACGTCTCTGCATGAGGAAACTCTTCATTGTGCTGGACTGTTTGTACTAACGCTGTGTCCTCTGATTGTTAGAGGGGTTCTGACAGACTCCTGAAACACTGGAAATAAATTTTGTCGATGGCAGATGGTCATgaatgtgtcccccccccccccacattgTAGATAATAATCATAAGAGTGTTGTAAGCAAAGAAAAGACCCCCCAAAAAATCTATTTTGATTACTTTATAGCtatattatttagtatttttctttttgtcagtGACGAAGAGCAACATTTAGTGAACCTTTATCCAATGTCTTAAAGCAGTTATACTTTCAGGcagtgaaaaacatgtttagtcACTTTTTAAGCTGATGGGACAGAAGTCTGATCCCATTCCTGCTTGCTCATTCTGGGCAGTCTGGACGACACGATATTTCATCCCTCTAAATTCTGCAACTTCATCTAATTCTTATCTCCAATAGTAGCAATTGGATTGGAgcaacttaataataataacatgaattaaaggtcccctattatattcattttcaacgatatattataggtctcggatatatacagaacatgtctctgaagtgtttcagTTTCATCATTGTagcaagtgttttttttaattggaattACAAACCACACAATGTTGTATGAACTTCATTGTATCTAGTCTTCTTCTTACAGGTATAAAAGTTAAATTGCCCTTTCTCAGCCCTCAATGTGACTGAACTACTTATACTACACACAACAGGGCATACTGGCGTAGGTTTAAGTCACGTGTTGTTGGCTTgcatataaaatacaaataaagctaCTCGGATACATTTCAAAACGCTTTATATACAAGTTGCACATACAACAAAGACTTAAACAATAAAAGATTTATACACTTTGTACATCAGCTGACTAGAAACCACTGACAATACTAACAAGTGACAGGGCTGAGAGTCAAGCCAATTAACACACAAGTCAAAGTAACTCACAGAATATGGAAAACTCAGCATAGTTAATTCACCAGTTTGGAAGGTAAATATCAAGAACTGTGTTTGCAAACTAAATGCTCTTCTGTCAGTATAATACCATCTTTCAAGCAGACATACAACTATTTTGTACTCTCCATGTTTTAAGATAAAAACGGTGCCATGCTTTGTGATTTAAACTTCCCTCGCTTATAACTGGCTATTATTTGAGGAACATCAAATCATCGGGTTTTGAGTCCGCAGTTCAGACAAGGCCTATCCATATTTACTCCGGTATCATGTGGGCTCCTAACATGACCATTTCACCCACAGTAAGGCACAGCGACTAAAAGAACAAGAGTTCAATTCAGATATACAAGGAGGGAAAATATGATTTCATAACCATTTCTGTATAGACACGTTTTTGGAGTACAACGCAAGTTAAAACATTGCCCTCGTTTGGTAAAGCAACTACGGACTGATGCAGCCAGACATCCATTTAAAGACACGACACTGAACAGAGAAATTCGGAGAAACAAGTAGTAATTATACTCATGAACACAATAATCAGTAAATTGGTTGGCAAGATTAATGAAACTGGCAGTCTTTCAAAAGTTAAATCTCAGTTTTTCTTCACGGGATATTTTGTGCAGTAAAGTGCCAGATTAATGTGCCTGATCAATGGGGAGACCCATTGCTCACCGGACGTTATGTTGATCCTCCAtttgtccactagagggcaaACCAGTCCATACATTCCAAAGCAAAGACTGTTCACATCTGAGATCTGTCTTTCTGACCAGCAGCCAGCACGGGGTGAGGGGAGGGGTTATAGGTCGAGCCCCCTTTTTGCACATGCAGGTGCTTCAGAGTAGAGCTTAAATTTGATTGGACAGCAGGTGATGTGGGTTGGCTGGGTTTGAACAATCTCTTACATGTTGTGCTGTAAAGCTGGCCAGGGCCTCTTCAGAGGAGTTTAGCtgtcgtcctcttcctcctcctgctgttcctcCAACAGTATCTCCGGCACCCGGAAACACACCTCGAAGAAGTTGACCAGGGCTTGGCCAAGGTGCTGCTGTGTCCCATCACTGTGGAAGAAATGCCCCTCATCTGGGTAGATCTGTAAATAAATACCAAGGGATGG contains these protein-coding regions:
- the arhgap21b gene encoding LOW QUALITY PROTEIN: rho GTPase-activating protein 21 (The sequence of the model RefSeq protein was modified relative to this genomic sequence to represent the inferred CDS: deleted 1 base in 1 codon), with amino-acid sequence MMASHWVHSEDDGRPRSSFCENESSEWRNSADSPAAQYSTEDEAFSWPRPKTVCLRRTSHGFGFTLRHFIVYPPESTVQGFPEEDHGRRGRQRNRLEPMDTIFVKQVKEGGPAHGAGLCTGDRLVKVNGASIIGKAYCEVISLIQDSGDFLELCVMPKDEDILQLAYSQDAYIRGRSSYSGNACHIPDPPPVCYPRVDCKPTGMAQATDSAGQVCRGPTAATDHGYRKEITVPPSPPPQSYPKSQMAVCMRNDSVRTVVVPPEAAQMGRMGPVHRIDYMDPVFVRGRPGSLAQYSHPRKADVYSSGPGMIQYGGHVPHYPGNNQNIDWRTYQTYREYIDNKGIHSHGSRTIQERLDNLRASGQATFGPTHHIPRGDWGPKEIRRRSTSHERQYQGPPPHFQVAPRSASQDRMSSAERMGNTRNWPPRSVSQDGLMHKARARSTDYVDPAELARPNERRAGYGRADQGTRPSRQSIPRQAMLYRPSAGYSGGMRGPPKPSLYSKGPDSLQTRSSPLLSDRHSHFGKSTSAEHSFVDQRVAVKGNHCAHPTQHGLSRIGADMMQAVEAGRDVALAGQRSSSCSTPKQMRQRPSILKPPHPDTQSQVNGRSPTETGVVLREKPPAGKNPSPLRHPSYILAVNDDGPDSTADVVACWLPNDARREMRMRRLEEQCHTSCSSNLDESLDSIPFIDEPISPSVDQAAAPIPPSAVISVAQSITTGPSTPGSPCPPIRRQLSHDQESLRSALLESDTASKTERSKSYDEGLDTYEDEGRRRSSSKNMPSFRGLRKALDGNKSSVDSGSRRDSSADIFADSTREGFLNLRQLNTDKNKRVGGGMKSWKPMYGVLKGHILTLYKDRKDAQSHASTPSDEEPLRISIKACLIDISYSDTRRKNVLRLTTSDCEYLFQAEGRDDMLHWIRVIQENSNPDEENAAVTSQDLISRKIKEYNMMSTPSNRSEPSPKSSRQSLSIKQAFLGGKEGKSHSPHSPRTGEDRRALRDDSSPPRDRAAWKIGIAGIMRKPFEKKTPAGVTFGVRLDDCPAALSNRFVPLIVEVCCNVVEERGLEYTGIYRVPGNNASISSMQEELNSKGMTDIDIQEDKWRDLNVISSLLKSFFRKLPEPMFTNEKYGDFIEANRTEDSVERLKELKRLTQELPDHHYETLKFLCAHLRKVSDNCEKNKMEPRNLAIVFGPTLVRTSEDNMTNMVNHMPDQCKIVENLIQQYDWFFTDDGDKDPVTTAEQESTVQSQPVPNIDHLLCNIGRTSASPGEVSDSACSDSSKSKGLWGSGKDQCSKEMLRSSFFANRKRKKPKEKAQFSSSDDDLDAVFPKKELPGESQQQPLWSPGSRTEEEETDEASVKEKLRSSSEEQLDKSNVKESPSSRRISQPSPSLPPKQVSSTLQSSSPYASPPDSPNLSYRMPMAHQSSLSDPPSNYDDTVSDLGTMNSTSSQASVPRMRRGKAAALGPEACPSGLGAEVCSITSDYSTTSSMTFLTGAELSTLSPEVQSVAESRGGDDADDERSELISEGRAMETDSESDLSVFTVGRSDHQEPQEAPRPLPSHRLIECDTLSRKKSAQQKTVSESSLDRAWSDKESNRLSCVMMPGKGCSTGSLSSSSRSELDKAEPAWKLKITDRLKVRLRMSVDDMFGVGSVRSRSPEGRSKKKNIRRRHTMGGQRDFAELSVLGGWSHVGIGSRSELSAVDQLKPKCSSQDFSIRDWIVRERHRTSNPEVSLDLSDQQGGLCRANSQNLGASSSSELPHRPAEVLNGDVPLSKNLSLSATAHPHKLTNSQVVHSRFYQYL